The sequence TGTTGCTTATTGATTTGATCAACTTTATTTACTACTAAAATAACTGGTGCTTGCGTACTTTGCAAGCGCTCCATAATATAGAGCTCACCGGCACCAATATTTTCGGTAGCATCAACCACAAATAAGATCACATCTACTTCTTTTAGCGTATTTTCTGCTGCTTTAACCATGTACTCGCCGAGCTTATGCTTCGGTTTATGAATCCCTGGGGTATCAATAAATAATATTTGAGCATCATCTTGGGTCAAGACACATAAGATTTTATTTCTGGTTGTTTGTGGTTTGTCGGACATTATTGCAATTTTTTGTCCAATTAAACTATTAATTAGTGTTGATTTCCCTACATTTGGTCTTCCAATAACGGACACAAAGCCTGATTTGTAATTATTACTCATATTAAAACTCCTATCATCATTATAAATGTTTTTTAGTAAAAGAATGTGGCAACAACTCTTCTAATGTAAATTTAGCTATATCACCTTGTAAATTAGCTAAAATAATCTCCTGTATATTAAATTCAGCTAAAACTTGTCTACAGGCACCGCACGGCGGTGTTAATGCACTGCTATCAGCGACAATACAAATTTTTCTAAGGTTAATTTCACCTTCGGAAACAGCTTTGAAAATAGCGCTTCTTTCAGCACAATTAGTTAAACCGTATGAAGCATTTTCTACATTACATCCAGTGTAAACTTTGCCACTTTCCGCTAATACCGCTGCCCCTACTTTAAAATTAGAATAAGGGGCATAAGCTTTAGTTCTAACATCTTGTGCTAACTTTATTAGTAATTCATTATTCACGATTAATCCCCAACTTCGTTAAAATATATTCCTCTTCTTGGCGCATTTCAATTCTATCAGCTTCTTCGATATGATCATACCCGAGCAAGTGCAAAATACCATGTACTGTTAAAAAAGCAATTTCACGTTCTATGCTATGACCATATTCTTCAGCTTGAGATTTAGCAGTATCAATTGATATTATAATGTCACCCAATAAATTTTCTGCCGGTCCATCAATAATCTCCGGTTCATCACCTTCATTAAGGGCAAAGGACAGAACATCCGTAGCACAATCTTTATTACGATATTTTTTATTCAAAGTATGGATATATGCATCAGAAACCAATACTACACTTACTTCAGAGTTTTCCTCTAAACCATAAAGTTCAGATACTTTCGCCAATACTTTATTAATAATTTTTTCAAACTCTTCATTTTTATAACTAGAGTCATCTTCATAACTCAATAATATCTCCATATTATTACCTCGCTTCAGTTTCAACTATGTTTTCCGGATATTCAATTCTAGAATGAAACATACTTGATAATATTTTTATATAAACGGTAGCAACAACCATCAGTTCTTTCATACTAATATCACACTCATCAAATTGTCCATCATTTAATTTTTGATTTATTATTTTATGAACCATATTATCAATTTTATTATTGCCATGATTACTAAGCGACCTTACTGCTGCTTCACAAGAATCAGCTATCATTATTATCGCGGCTTCTTTAGTCAGCGGTTTAGGCCCGGGATAGCGATAATCATCTTTGTTAACATTATTTTCACCATATAAGC is a genomic window of Negativicutes bacterium containing:
- a CDS encoding cytidine deaminase translates to MNNELLIKLAQDVRTKAYAPYSNFKVGAAVLAESGKVYTGCNVENASYGLTNCAERSAIFKAVSEGEINLRKICIVADSSALTPPCGACRQVLAEFNIQEIILANLQGDIAKFTLEELLPHSFTKKHL
- the ybeY gene encoding rRNA maturation RNase YbeY, with translation MEILLSYEDDSSYKNEEFEKIINKVLAKVSELYGLEENSEVSVVLVSDAYIHTLNKKYRNKDCATDVLSFALNEGDEPEIIDGPAENLLGDIIISIDTAKSQAEEYGHSIEREIAFLTVHGILHLLGYDHIEEADRIEMRQEEEYILTKLGINRE
- the era gene encoding GTPase Era, which produces MSNNYKSGFVSVIGRPNVGKSTLINSLIGQKIAIMSDKPQTTRNKILCVLTQDDAQILFIDTPGIHKPKHKLGEYMVKAAENTLKEVDVILFVVDATENIGAGELYIMERLQSTQAPVILVVNKVDQINKQ